A window of Castanea sativa cultivar Marrone di Chiusa Pesio chromosome 1, ASM4071231v1 contains these coding sequences:
- the LOC142630783 gene encoding protein FAR1-RELATED SEQUENCE 1-like: MEEENNDYSQKLDTDYIPKLGIEFGSEQEAYDFYNECGRNSGFSIRKEWCNKRKKDGVVTSRKFTCCKEGNKAPWERDGENKYEWAETRTGCNAHMIIRLDKKKGKSFIHSLELNHNHILHIPQCAHMMSSQRKVSKAQAMEIYLAYDSGIKLKDSYEFMARQVGGRDALAFFEAMSGKKPKTIFTNQDLAMAKAISLVMPNTYHRLCKWHLMQNALKGVNHVLRGEDEFRSDLDACFKIWEEEEEFLSAWDAILQKYNAFDNSWLQSAFEVKEKWAKAYVKMSFSVGMTTTQLSESINSDLKDYLQSDYDIVKFFIHFERLLDAKRYQELKEFQGAFVKERVERNASHEYIVSIYGKPKDRRVIWNPFEKIVSCSCRKFERGGILCSHALKILDVMDIKVLPEKYILKRWTKDAKNEIVQDFNGRDIKSDTKLEVTTRYKFFGLMYVKLIARASECEEAYELALGSYNELSKKIDDILRKKSNSCQDKHLTSSMQVNGAISYNPLPYIDHSVQDLYIPHFSSVGEPCNPSPLSQGKSFRYDQEQSSFGTFENSVNFYRMTNPHAPLPCSKNPSDLEGDDISSLLTKFTTD, translated from the exons ATGGAAGAGGAAAACAATGATTATAGTCAAAAATTGGATACTGATTATATTCCAAAACTTGGCATTGAATTTGGTTCTGAACAAGAGGCATATGACTTTTATAATGAGTGTGGACGAAATTCTGGGTTTAGTATTCGAAAAGAATGgtgcaataaaagaaaaaaagatggcGTGGTGACTTCAAGAAAGTTTACTTGTTGTAAAGAGGGAAATAAAGCCCCATGGGAGAGAGATGGTGAAAATAAGTATGAATGGGCTGAAACAAGGACAGGTTGCAATGCTCATATGATAATTCGACTTGATAAAAAGAAGGGGAAATCTTTTATACATAGCCTTGAGCTCAACCATAATCATATTCTCCATATTCCACAATGTGCTCACATGATGTCATCCCAACGAAAGGTCTCAAAAGCACAAGCAATGGAAATTTATTTGGCTTATGATAGTGGTATAAAATTGAAGGATTCATATGAGTTCATGGCCAGGCAAGTTGGTGGTAGAGATGCTCTTG CATTTTTTGAAGCAATGTCTGGGAAGAAACCAAAGACAATTTTTACCAATCAAGATCTGGCAATGGCAAAAGCCATCTCATTGGTGATGCCAAATACTTATCATCGATTATGTAAATGGCATTTAATGCAAAATGCTCTCAAGGGTGTCAACCATGTATTACGAGGTGAGGATGAATTTAGAAGTGATCTCGatgcatgttttaaaatttgggaAGAGGAGGAAGAATTTCTTAGTGCTTGGGATGCTATACTTCAAAAGTACAATGCTTTTGATAATTCTTGGCTTCAAAGTGCATTTGAAGTGAAAGAGAAATGGGCTAAAGCATATGTCAAGATGTCATTTTCTGTAGGAATGACTACAACTCAATTGAGTGAGAGTATAAACTCTGATTTGAAGGATTATTTACAGTCAGACTATGATATTGTAAAATTCTTCATACATTTTGAGAGACTACTTGATGCAAAACGTTACCAAGAATTGAAGG AGTTCCAAGGAGCTTTTGTGAAGGAGCGTGTTGAAAGAAATGCATCTCATGAGTATATAGTTTCAATATATGGTAAGCCAAAAGATCGTCGAGTAATTTGGAATCCTTTTGAAAAGATTGTTTCATGTAGTTGTAGAAAGTTTGAAAGAGGTGGAATTTTGTGTAGTCATGCTTTAAAAATTCTTGATGTTATGGATATTAAGGTTCTTCCAGAGAAATACATTCTCAAGAGATGGACAAAAGATGCAAAAAATGAGATTGTGCAAGACTTTAATGGACGTGATATCAAATCTGACACCAAGTTGGAAGTTACAACTCGATACAAGTTTTTCGGTCTAATGTATGTCAAGCTTATAGCTCGAGCAAGTGAATGTGAGGAAGCATACGAGCTAGCATTGGGAAGCTATAATGAGTTGAGcaaaaaaattgatgatatCCTTAGAAAAAAATCTAATTCCTGTCAA GATAAGCATTTAACTTCATCTATGCAAGTTAATGGGGCCATTAGTTATAATCCTCTACCATACATAGATCATTCAGTTCAG GATTTGTACATTCCTCATTTTTCAAGTGTTGGTGAACCTTGTAATCCTTCGCCGTTATCTCAG GGAAAGAGTTTTAGATATGATCAAGAACAAAGTTCATTTGGAACTTTTGAGAATTCAGTAAATTTTTATa GAATGACAAATCCTCATGCTCCTCTTCCATGTTCTAAGAATCCTAGTGATCTTGAAGGGGATGATATCAGTTCATTGCTTACAAAGTTTACAACTGATTAA